From a single Miscanthus floridulus cultivar M001 chromosome 8, ASM1932011v1, whole genome shotgun sequence genomic region:
- the LOC136470606 gene encoding protein transport protein SEC31 homolog A-like, whose amino-acid sequence MVLIAIAVLIIDVYTLVLGLSFSPTTPTPHFLASGGAKGTVLIWDLINPSAERIPHFQYNEDDNVQILDLSWNALKPNVITSASNVGVKILDISAKSSVIGKFSSMENCSAVEWCPTDKDTMVVASGNYCKVWDVRKVDKPLHQFSDTNSIVAISWCPFEKEIVLACTEEKLLLLNVKKGEVVHEY is encoded by the exons ATGGTGTTGATAGCTATTGCTGTTCTTATTATTGATGTTTATACACTG GTACTCGGTTTGTCGTTCAGCCCTACAACACCAACACCACACTTTCTTGCTTCTGGTGGAGCAAAAGGGACAGTACTCATATGGGATCTTATCAACCCTTCTGCAGAAAGAATTCCCCATTTTCAG TATAATGAAGATGATAATGTGCAGATCTTGGATCTGTCATGGAATGCTCTTAAACCCAATGTTATTACCTCAGCATCAAATGTCGGTGTTAAAATTTTGGATATAAGTGCCAAATCATCTGTGATTGG GAAATTTTCTTCGATGGAAAATTGTTCAGCTGTAGAATGGTGCCCAACTGACAAAGATACGATGGTCGTAGCTTCTGGAAACTACTGTAAG GTCTGGGATGTTCGGAAAGTGGACAAGCCATTGCACCAGTTCAGTGATACCAATTCCATTGTGGCGATATCATGGTGTCCATTTGAGAAAGAAATTGTGCTAGCATGCACTGAGGAGAAGCTTCTTTTACTGAATGTGAAGAAGGGCGAG GTTGTACATGAG TATTGA
- the LOC136470605 gene encoding F-box only protein 8-like, with the protein MDSLVDDVLAEILLRLPPKSVLRCHAVTKRWRRIATCRTFVAAYSRHQRLELLVYPDGYHLDRNAKNILAGLDPLNSDYSGCRRFLRLDDGRSLRLADSRDGLLLLAASDNGTFLICNPATRRSAVLPSLTPDPCASAVPSGLYFHEPSGEHRLLCIGRLQLQHDNHPPSSSDAATVSVTGPFHYYILSTGSAAVRRLGPARGLGVAPSACVALAGVLYWSHHPESGTSVDLVAFDTVSEKFRLIPRPPLTRRHYLRVFDMEGTLAVSAVAEGSLHMDVWALETAGDPSSSVAAWARRLRIDLPWQRLRESEFQPIDQAVAVVEGGLLLVVGSGYLLLYDVKEKMKVSRVYYGEIGNVSRCLYRASLVPVPVPPCPGTADASSSLHYYRPDDPYPSYFGRSRDWFVPDLEYAWYLRYKDIDSLRPDIFVKDHS; encoded by the coding sequence ATGGATTCTTTGGTCGACGACGTGCTAGCCGAGATCCTCCTACGCCTGCCGCCCAAGTCCGTCCTCCGCTGCCACGCCGTAACCAAGCGCTGGCGGCGCATCGCCACCTGCCGCACCTTCGTAGCTGCCTACTCCCGCCACCAGCGGCTGGAGCTCCTCGTCTACCCCGACGGCTACCATCTTGACCGCAACGCCAAGAACATACTCGCAGGCCTCGACCCTCTCAACAGCGACTACTCGGGGTGCCGCCGCTTCCTGCGCCTCGACGACGGCAGGTCGCTGCGCCTCGCCGACTCTCGCGACGGCCTCCTCCTGCTGGCAGCAAGCGACAACGGCACCTTCCTCATCTGCAACCCGGCGACGCGGCGGTCGGCCGTCCTGCCGTCGCTCACGCCCGACCCGTGCGCGTCGGCCGTGCCATCCGGACTCTACTTCCACGAGCCGTCCGGCGAGCACCGGCTGCTGTGCATCGGCCGCCTCCAGCTCCAGCACGACAATCATCCGCCATCGTCCTCGGACGCCGCCACCGTATCCGTAACAGGGCCGTTCCACTACTACATCCTCTCGACCGGCTCCGCCGCCGTGCGGCGGCTCGGCCCTGCCCGCGGCTTGGGCGTGGCTCCGTCCGCGTGCGTTGCCCTTGCCGGCGTCCTGTACTGGTCGCACCACCCTGAGTCCGGCACCAGCGTCGACCTGGTCGCGTTCGACACGGTGTCCGAGAAGTTCCGGCTGATCCCGCGGCCTCCGCTCACGCGCCGCCACTACCTCCGGGTGTTCGACATGGAAGGGACGCTCGCCGTGTCGGCGGTAGCGGAAGGGTCGCTCCACATGGACGTCTGGGCCCTTGAAACAGCAGGCGACCCCAGCAGCAGCGTCGCCGCCTGGGCTCGCCGCCTCCGGATCGACCTGCCTTGGCAGCGGTTGCGCGAGTCCGAGTTCCAGCCCATCGACCAGGCCGTGGCTGTCGTGGAGGGAGGCCTGCTCCTGGTGGTCGGCTCCGGTTACTTGCTGCTGTACGACGTCAAGGAGAAGATGAAGGTGAGCAGGGTCTACTACGGCGAAATCGGCAACGTCAGCCGGTGTCTCTACAGGGCGAGcctggtgccggtgccggtgccgccgTGCCCCGGTACAGCCGACGCATCGTCGTCGCTGCATTACTATCGTCCAGATGATCCATACCCGTCCTACTTCGGGAGGAGTCGCGACTGGTTTGTACCCGACCTAGAATATGCATGGTACCTGCGTTACAAGGATATAGACTCTCTCCGTCCTGACATATTTGTAAAGGATCACAGTTAA